Proteins encoded in a region of the Enoplosus armatus isolate fEnoArm2 chromosome 16, fEnoArm2.hap1, whole genome shotgun sequence genome:
- the c16h6orf47 gene encoding uncharacterized protein C6orf47 homolog: MTAVVGRAWGWVRSWTNSAVSENTTTVIAEGQKHGCGSQGLRGWTSWIWGGWRRQSDQSSSVEEYWEAQEKLQPMEIEDLGAGKQEMEANSEKVSRWWIKYLPTSYLPWPRKTEPIGQRRQKRYGQCGDHDIDGDFSDYGTPPPSPTPPSSQLTSPFRFFAHNWKMEILPEHHEICFNFLRHLFDLFVVGFLWTVSPPAKLILEVLGVQGALRLWFHGMAMFFVSTVGMGGLLWLIQEYLPQFALIYGIIQALVISVSVRQSVILGVEEEKAEKDEESNDTDEMKDNREYNEKLVSVKDKVKTS; this comes from the coding sequence ATGACAGCTGTGGTAGGCAGAGCATGGGGGTGGGTGCGCTCATGGACCAACAGTGCCGTGTCAGAGAATACCACAACAGTGATAGCCGAGGGCCAGAAGCATGGCTGCGGCAGTCAGGGCCTCAGGGGATGGACCTCCTGGATCTGGGGAGGGTGGAGACGTCAAAGTGACCAGAGTAGTTCAGTAGAGGAGTACTGGGAGGcgcaggagaagctgcagcccATGGAAATTGAAGACCTTGGCGCAGGAAAACAGGAGATGGAGGCAAATTCAGAGAAGGTTTCTAGATGGTGGATTAAATATCTCCCAACTTCTTACCTACCGTGGCCAAGAAAAACGGAGCCAATCGGACAAAGACGACAGAAACGTTATGGTCAGTGTGGAGATCATGATATTGATGGGGACTTTTCTGACTATGGAACGCCTCCTCCGTCTCCTACACCTCCTTCCTCTCAGCTGACATCTCCTTTCCGATTCTTTGCGCACAACTGGAAGATGGAAATCCTACCAGAGCACCACGAAATCTGTTTCAACTTCCTCCGCCATTTGTTTGACCTGTTTGTTGTTGGCTTCCTGTGGACTGTGTCGCCCCCTGCCAAGCTGATCCTGGAGGTGTTAGGGGTCCAGGGAGCACTGAGGCTGTGGTTTCATGGTATGGCCATGTTTTTTGTCTCCACAGTTGGAATGGGAGGATTACTCTGGTTAATTCAGGAGTATCTCCCTCAGTTTGCCTTGATCTATGGCATCATACAGGCATTGGTGATCTCTGTCAGTGTTCGGCAGAGTGTGATCCTCGGCgtagaggaagaaaaagcagaaaaggatGAGGAGAGCAATGACactgatgaaatgaaagacaaTAGGGAATATAATGAAAAGCTTGTGTCTGTTAAGGACAAGGTGAAGACAAGTTAA
- the ppp1r11 gene encoding E3 ubiquitin-protein ligase PPP1R11, translating to MAEVPGTSSETITETVQTNTPPPPQQEGRSLTIKLRKRKTEKKVEWSSDTVDNEHLGRRSSKCCCIYEKPRQFGESSSESEGDDDDEGCGSAHCILGHSRRGHGQRGGGGTTVPPNSGGSHTH from the exons ATGGCGGAGGTTCCTGGGACATCAAGTGAGACGATAACGGAGACTGTTCAGACTAACACACCGCCGCCGCCCCAGCAG GAGGGACGAAGCCTGACAATcaagctgaggaagaggaagaccgAGAAGAAGGTGGAGTGGTCCAGTGACACTGTCGACAATGAGCACCTGGGAAGAAGGTCTTCAAAGT GCTGCTGTATTTATGAGAAGCCCCGACAGTTCGGAGAGTCGTCCTCTGAAAGCGAGGGAGACGACGACGACGAAGGGTGTGGCAGTGCTCACTGTATCCTGGGCCACAGCAGGAGAGGCCATggacagagggggggagggggtacCACAGTGCCTCCAAATTCTGGAGGGTCACACACCCACTAA